A single window of Candidatus Omnitrophota bacterium DNA harbors:
- a CDS encoding endonuclease III, with amino-acid sequence MSEKKELIIGLVKNAVKDFAVPSVTEFARFHDPYLVLVSCILSLRTKDKVTVERANALFAKAKSPQEMLGISSERIAKIIYPVGFYHTKAEVIRNLSKIIIRDYKSKVPDTREDLLKIKGIGPKTAALVLGLGFNIPAICVDTHVHRVSNRLGWVVTKRPEDTEGALEKIIPKKYWIGLNTWFVAFGQHICMPVSPYCSNCPIEKHCLKKGVLKSR; translated from the coding sequence GTGTCAGAAAAAAAAGAATTAATAATTGGCCTTGTTAAAAACGCGGTTAAAGATTTTGCCGTTCCTTCAGTCACGGAATTTGCCCGCTTTCATGATCCGTATTTAGTGCTTGTTTCCTGTATTTTAAGCCTGCGCACCAAAGATAAAGTTACCGTGGAGAGGGCCAATGCGCTCTTTGCTAAAGCAAAAAGCCCGCAAGAGATGTTAGGGATCTCTTCTGAGCGCATCGCGAAAATAATTTATCCCGTAGGGTTTTATCATACCAAGGCAGAAGTAATCCGGAATTTAAGTAAAATAATTATCCGGGATTATAAAAGCAAGGTTCCGGACACAAGAGAAGATTTATTAAAGATCAAAGGAATTGGACCTAAGACAGCGGCTCTTGTTTTAGGTTTAGGTTTTAATATTCCGGCAATTTGCGTGGATACGCATGTGCATCGCGTTTCTAATCGCCTGGGCTGGGTTGTTACCAAGCGCCCAGAAGATACCGAAGGCGCTTTAGAAAAAATAATCCCTAAAAAATACTGGATTGGCCTTAATACTTGGTTTGTTGCTTTTGGCCAGCATATCTGTATGCCGGTTTCTCCTTATTGTAGTAATTGTCCAATAGAAAAACATTGCTTAAAAAAAGGCGTTTTAAAAAGCCGATAA
- a CDS encoding HD domain-containing protein: MKKLSPQEKGLLENIFVFSQEKNVQLYLVGGFLRDLLLNRSKINPDIDFCLSKDAISFGKALSRKINSDFVVLDQQHDCCRLLKQVEGKTYTIDISSFRGITLEDDLRLRDFAINAMAIELNQKFLTGKLDFIDPWNGQRDIETKVIRHLAKNTFQDDPLRILRAFSFSAMLDFKISPDTLKKIRKERNKLSAVSFERIREELFKILETQDTYSYIRMMDKNGVLKAFLPEMDVMRKISQGPYHHLDVWEHTLEALKQFDKLVKVNKNSDIKEYWDKEISSGHKRLALIKLAILLHDIGKPKAKRKKGRKLYFHGHEWIGSRLTREISRKMKLSNNEEVFLNKLVFLHLRPGYLADNKTLTDRAAFRFFRDIGNDAPGLLTLSLADQRATRGRLTTKQSRSSHEKLCAFLIKEYFRKAKEVKLPKLVNGNDIMRAFNIKPSELVGKILKEIEEAQAIGKIKDKQEALDFGAKVLKKCQKKKN, from the coding sequence ATGAAAAAATTAAGTCCGCAGGAAAAAGGCTTATTAGAAAATATTTTTGTATTTTCCCAAGAGAAAAATGTTCAATTGTACCTAGTGGGAGGTTTTTTGCGCGACCTTCTTTTAAACCGCAGCAAAATAAATCCGGATATAGATTTTTGTTTATCTAAAGATGCGATTTCTTTTGGAAAAGCGCTTTCCCGAAAGATTAATTCCGATTTTGTAGTTTTAGACCAGCAACACGATTGTTGCCGCCTTTTAAAACAAGTAGAGGGTAAAACCTATACCATCGATATCTCTTCTTTCCGGGGGATTACCTTAGAAGACGACTTAAGATTGCGTGATTTTGCGATCAATGCCATGGCCATAGAGTTGAATCAGAAATTCTTAACTGGAAAGTTGGATTTTATTGATCCTTGGAATGGCCAAAGGGATATCGAGACTAAGGTCATCCGGCATTTAGCCAAGAACACTTTTCAAGACGATCCCTTAAGGATATTGAGGGCGTTTTCTTTTTCTGCCATGCTTGATTTTAAGATTTCCCCGGATACCCTTAAGAAAATCCGTAAAGAGAGAAACAAATTGTCTGCTGTTTCATTTGAGCGCATCCGGGAAGAATTATTTAAAATATTAGAAACTCAAGATACATATTCTTATATCCGGATGATGGATAAAAATGGGGTGCTTAAAGCTTTTTTGCCGGAAATGGATGTAATGCGCAAAATAAGCCAAGGCCCCTATCATCATCTGGATGTTTGGGAGCATACATTAGAGGCCTTGAAGCAATTTGATAAATTAGTTAAAGTTAATAAGAATAGTGATATTAAAGAATATTGGGATAAGGAAATTTCATCCGGACATAAACGCCTTGCACTAATTAAACTTGCGATACTTCTTCATGATATTGGCAAGCCCAAGGCCAAGCGTAAAAAAGGAAGAAAGCTTTATTTCCATGGCCATGAATGGATTGGTTCACGCCTGACAAGGGAAATTTCGCGCAAGATGAAATTGTCTAATAATGAAGAAGTTTTTTTGAATAAACTTGTTTTCTTGCATCTAAGGCCCGGGTATTTGGCCGACAATAAAACATTAACTGACCGGGCGGCCTTTAGGTTCTTTCGTGATATAGGAAACGATGCCCCGGGGCTATTGACTCTTTCTTTAGCGGACCAGCGTGCCACCCGCGGCAGGTTAACCACAAAACAGTCGCGGTCTTCTCATGAAAAACTCTGCGCTTTTTTGATCAAAGAATATTTCCGCAAGGCAAAAGAGGTCAAACTGCCTAAACTTGTTAATGGTAATGATATCATGCGCGCTTTTAACATAAAGCCTTCAGAATTAGTGGGAAAAATCCTCAAAGAAATAGAAGAAGCGCAAGCTATTGGCAAGATAAAAGATAAACAAGAGGCTTTAGATTTTGGGGCAAAGGTCTTAAAGAAGTGTCAGAAAAAAAAGAATTAA
- a CDS encoding bifunctional nuclease family protein, whose protein sequence is MIEMELNKIVIDEKRHDQLIVLKEKNGERLLPIVIGLAEASAIKLKISGFNPPRPLTHDLLHLALGELQARLDRVIIDKLEEDTFHAKLVIHTSSGETKTIDARPSDSIALAVRAHASIFVEDEVIKQSEIFNKNKNI, encoded by the coding sequence ATGATAGAGATGGAATTGAATAAAATAGTTATAGATGAGAAAAGGCATGATCAGCTTATTGTTTTAAAAGAGAAAAACGGCGAGCGGCTTTTGCCCATTGTCATCGGCCTTGCTGAAGCATCGGCAATTAAGTTAAAGATAAGCGGTTTTAACCCTCCTCGGCCATTGACCCATGATCTATTGCATTTGGCGCTTGGAGAATTGCAGGCGCGCCTTGATAGGGTGATAATTGATAAGCTTGAAGAAGACACATTCCACGCGAAACTTGTCATCCACACTTCTTCTGGAGAGACCAAGACCATTGATGCCAGGCCCTCCGATAGTATTGCCTTGGCAGTAAGAGCCCACGCTTCAATATTCGTGGAAGACGAAGTGATCAAGCAATCCGAAATATTTAATAAGAATAAAAATATATAG
- the nrdR gene encoding transcriptional regulator NrdR, which translates to MKCPFCGYKEDKVVDSRATQEESAIRRRRECLSCAKRFTTYEYIEELAIMVVKKDGRRQGFDRQKILSGIMRACEKRPVGVERMEEIVTWIERNIQKKFEREIPVTRIGEMVMEKLKEIDDVAYVRFASVYRQFKDVEQFMVELNDILKKEKKPIKKLKSKGR; encoded by the coding sequence ATGAAGTGTCCATTTTGCGGTTACAAAGAAGACAAGGTAGTTGATTCCCGCGCGACGCAGGAAGAATCTGCGATAAGAAGAAGGCGGGAATGTTTGAGTTGCGCTAAAAGATTCACTACCTATGAATACATAGAAGAATTAGCAATAATGGTAGTAAAAAAAGACGGCCGCAGGCAAGGTTTTGACCGGCAGAAGATCTTGTCCGGAATCATGCGCGCCTGCGAGAAAAGGCCGGTCGGTGTTGAGCGCATGGAAGAGATTGTTACCTGGATTGAGCGCAATATCCAGAAAAAATTTGAGCGCGAGATTCCGGTTACGCGTATCGGCGAAATGGTTATGGAAAAATTAAAAGAAATAGACGATGTTGCCTATGTCAGGTTTGCTTCTGTGTATCGGCAGTTTAAAGACGTGGAGCAATTTATGGTTGAATTAAATGATATTCTAAAGAAAGAAAAAAAACCTATTAAGAAGCTCAAATCCAAAGGTCGATAG
- a CDS encoding cytidine/deoxycytidylate deaminase family protein produces MKNKKDILKSSRRQIISRRPTWDEYFMEVAFLVSKRATCFRRNVGAVLVKDKKILATGYNGAPSGLAHCSDIGCIREKLKVPSGQRHELCRGLHAEQNVILQAALHGVSTKDSMLYITNQPCSICAKMLINAGIKEIVIAGEYPDEMSAGFLKEAKIKVRKIK; encoded by the coding sequence ATGAAAAACAAAAAAGACATCTTAAAAAGTTCCCGCAGACAAATTATTAGCAGGCGTCCAACTTGGGATGAATATTTTATGGAAGTAGCTTTTCTTGTGTCCAAACGCGCGACTTGTTTTAGGCGTAACGTCGGAGCGGTTTTAGTAAAAGACAAGAAAATTCTTGCTACCGGTTATAATGGCGCGCCTTCAGGCTTAGCACATTGCAGCGATATAGGATGTATCAGAGAGAAGTTAAAGGTTCCGTCGGGGCAAAGACACGAACTCTGCCGGGGTTTACATGCCGAGCAGAATGTTATATTGCAGGCGGCTTTGCACGGGGTAAGCACCAAAGACAGCATGCTTTATATTACCAATCAGCCCTGTTCTATTTGCGCTAAGATGTTGATCAACGCCGGGATCAAAGAAATTGTCATTGCCGGCGAGTATCCGGATGAAATGTCGGCAGGGTTTTTAAAAGAGGCCAAGATTAAAGTAAGGAAAATCAAATAG
- a CDS encoding serine hydroxymethyltransferase codes for MKGFTHLKQADPDIYAVIKNELKRQEENLEMIASENFTSLAVMETQASVLTNKYAEGYSGARWYGGCGNVDTAEDLAISRAKELFGAEYVNVQPHSGTQANMAVYMAALKPKDTILALDLACGGHLSHGHAHNFSGMFYNIATYGVDRKTEMLDYDNIMQLAKKHKPKLVLAGASAYPRELDFKKFRSIADAVGAYLMVDMAHIAGLVAAGVHPSPVAYADFITSTTHKTLRGPRGGFILSKKEFAKKLNSRVFPGLQGGPLMHVIAAKAVAFKEALLPEFKAYQKQVVLNSRELAASLEKLKFRIVAGGTDTHLMLVDLNTKNITGSDASGVLEEANITVNKNLIPYDQKSPAVTSGIRLGTPSLTTRKMKQEEMRLIAGLINSVIENKDDKETIKKIRGQVLELAKRFPLYPQLG; via the coding sequence ATGAAAGGTTTTACGCATTTAAAACAGGCTGATCCGGATATTTACGCGGTAATTAAAAACGAGCTAAAGCGGCAGGAAGAGAATTTGGAGATGATTGCTTCCGAGAATTTTACTTCGTTAGCGGTCATGGAAACACAAGCTTCGGTATTGACTAATAAATACGCTGAAGGTTACTCGGGGGCGCGTTGGTATGGAGGTTGCGGAAACGTGGACACCGCCGAGGATTTGGCGATTTCCCGGGCAAAAGAGCTTTTTGGCGCAGAATACGTTAATGTTCAGCCGCATTCAGGAACTCAAGCCAACATGGCAGTTTATATGGCAGCTTTAAAACCCAAAGACACTATTCTGGCTTTGGATTTAGCCTGCGGGGGGCATCTTTCGCATGGGCATGCGCACAATTTCTCCGGGATGTTTTATAATATTGCCACTTATGGGGTGGACAGAAAAACCGAAATGTTGGATTATGATAATATTATGCAGCTTGCCAAGAAGCATAAGCCTAAACTGGTTTTAGCAGGCGCTTCGGCATATCCCAGAGAATTGGATTTTAAGAAATTTAGAAGCATAGCTGATGCGGTTGGCGCGTATCTAATGGTAGATATGGCGCATATTGCCGGATTAGTTGCCGCAGGCGTGCATCCTTCGCCGGTTGCTTACGCAGATTTTATTACCTCTACTACGCATAAAACTTTGCGCGGCCCCAGAGGCGGTTTTATCCTTTCTAAAAAAGAATTCGCCAAAAAACTTAATTCCCGGGTTTTCCCCGGGCTGCAGGGTGGGCCATTGATGCATGTAATTGCCGCCAAGGCTGTGGCTTTTAAAGAGGCTCTCTTGCCGGAATTTAAGGCCTATCAAAAACAAGTCGTATTAAACAGCCGGGAACTGGCTGCAAGTTTAGAGAAACTAAAGTTTAGGATTGTTGCCGGAGGGACAGATACGCATCTGATGCTTGTAGATTTAAACACCAAGAATATTACAGGTTCTGATGCGTCAGGTGTTTTAGAAGAGGCAAATATTACCGTAAATAAAAACCTTATTCCTTATGATCAGAAAAGCCCAGCAGTAACAAGCGGTATCCGCTTGGGAACTCCATCTTTGACCACCCGCAAGATGAAGCAGGAAGAAATGCGCCTTATCGCCGGGTTGATCAATAGCGTTATTGAAAATAAAGATGACAAAGAAACGATTAAGAAAATAAGAGGCCAAGTTTTAGAGCTTGCTAAGAGATTTCCTTTATACCCACAGTTAGGTTAA
- the rpiB gene encoding ribose 5-phosphate isomerase B codes for MKKIIIGSDHGGFALKESLKPYLIKSGYKVKDVGAYSEESCDYPSTASAVAREVSSGRLKQGILICKSGIGNSIVANKFPRVRAALAYNLEAAKLSRQHNDSNILVMGSLFVKPALAKKMARVWLDTAFEGGRHKRRVDLINKIEKGMKI; via the coding sequence ATGAAAAAGATAATTATTGGTTCTGACCATGGAGGTTTTGCCTTAAAAGAATCGCTTAAGCCCTATCTTATTAAATCCGGGTACAAAGTTAAAGACGTGGGGGCCTATTCAGAAGAAAGTTGTGATTATCCTAGCACTGCTTCAGCTGTGGCTAGAGAAGTATCTTCGGGTAGATTGAAGCAGGGAATTTTAATTTGTAAAAGCGGTATTGGCAATTCTATTGTGGCCAACAAATTCCCCAGAGTGCGCGCGGCGTTGGCTTATAATTTAGAAGCAGCGAAATTAAGCCGCCAGCACAACGATAGCAATATTTTGGTTATGGGGTCATTATTTGTTAAGCCGGCACTTGCCAAAAAAATGGCCAGAGTTTGGTTAGATACCGCTTTTGAAGGCGGCAGGCATAAACGCAGAGTAGATTTAATCAATAAAATAGAGAAGGGTATGAAAATATGA
- a CDS encoding L-threonylcarbamoyladenylate synthase, with amino-acid sequence MGKIIKIDPQQPDEKLIKEAAQIIKNGGLVIIPTETVYGIAVDSSNRKAVERLSCVKQRPEDKSYSLHIAAKDKVTQYAKDISIGTWKLVSKFWPGALTIVFKAKDGSTVGMRMPDDEIALKVISYCSCPVICPSANISGEPPAVSAQEISASLVEKVDLVLDAGRVRLGKESTVIDVTQNKFKLLRQGFITKEEIEKEFSMKTVLFICTGNSCRSVMAEAFLVDRLKKKNRTDVEVLSAGIMLLEGSGASSLTKEVMSQNGIDVSAHRSKRITPELLRKSDIILVMEKMHEERVLAMAPDVKSRVFLLKEFAKIEDEGDLNIEDPMGSSGDLYLATSETIKQAVERIVDII; translated from the coding sequence TTGGGTAAAATCATTAAAATTGATCCGCAGCAGCCCGATGAAAAGCTTATTAAAGAAGCCGCGCAAATTATTAAAAATGGCGGTTTAGTAATCATTCCCACGGAAACAGTGTACGGGATAGCTGTTGATAGCTCAAACCGGAAAGCGGTAGAGCGGCTTTCTTGTGTTAAACAAAGGCCCGAAGACAAGAGTTATTCTTTGCATATTGCTGCCAAGGATAAAGTTACCCAATATGCCAAAGACATTTCTATTGGGACTTGGAAACTTGTATCAAAGTTTTGGCCGGGGGCGCTTACAATAGTTTTTAAGGCTAAAGACGGTTCTACTGTCGGCATGCGCATGCCGGATGATGAGATCGCCTTAAAAGTAATATCTTATTGTTCTTGCCCGGTTATCTGTCCGTCGGCAAATATCTCTGGGGAGCCGCCTGCTGTTAGCGCGCAAGAGATATCGGCTTCTTTGGTAGAAAAAGTGGATTTGGTCCTTGATGCCGGAAGGGTGCGCTTAGGTAAAGAATCTACAGTAATTGATGTAACTCAAAATAAATTTAAGCTCTTACGGCAAGGGTTTATCACAAAAGAAGAGATTGAGAAAGAATTCTCTATGAAAACTGTGCTTTTTATCTGTACTGGTAATTCCTGCCGTTCAGTTATGGCTGAAGCTTTCTTAGTTGACAGGCTAAAGAAGAAAAATCGTACTGATGTAGAGGTTCTATCCGCCGGGATCATGTTGTTAGAGGGCTCCGGGGCTTCATCTTTGACTAAAGAAGTGATGAGCCAAAACGGTATAGATGTTTCCGCGCATCGCTCCAAAAGGATCACCCCGGAATTATTAAGAAAGTCGGATATTATACTTGTTATGGAGAAGATGCATGAAGAGCGCGTTTTGGCCATGGCGCCGGATGTAAAAAGTAGAGTGTTTTTATTGAAAGAATTTGCTAAAATAGAGGATGAGGGGGATCTTAATATTGAAGATCCCATGGGCTCATCAGGAGATCTTTATCTGGCTACCTCTGAAACCATAAAGCAGGCAGTAGAAAGGATAGTTGATATTATATGA
- the purE gene encoding 5-(carboxyamino)imidazole ribonucleotide mutase, whose amino-acid sequence MISIIMGSQSDLETVQEAINVLKDFKIKFEVKVLSAHRTPKELASYVEKAPYRGTQVFIAAAGGAAALAGVIAAHTVLPVIGIPMESQSLKGMDSLLSTVQMPAGIPVASMAIGKAGAKNAALFALAILAVSDKKIRDALVQYRTDMRAKIKNTKIKV is encoded by the coding sequence ATGATTAGTATTATTATGGGCAGTCAATCGGATTTAGAAACCGTGCAGGAAGCAATCAATGTTTTAAAGGATTTCAAAATAAAATTTGAAGTTAAGGTTTTATCCGCGCACAGAACGCCCAAGGAATTAGCTTCTTACGTAGAGAAAGCTCCTTATCGGGGAACGCAGGTTTTTATTGCTGCTGCAGGAGGCGCTGCCGCTTTAGCCGGAGTAATTGCCGCGCATACGGTATTGCCGGTTATCGGTATTCCTATGGAAAGCCAAAGCCTAAAAGGCATGGATTCATTGCTTTCCACTGTGCAGATGCCCGCAGGTATCCCGGTTGCTTCTATGGCTATTGGAAAAGCAGGCGCAAAGAATGCGGCTCTTTTTGCCTTGGCAATTCTGGCAGTATCGGACAAGAAAATACGCGATGCGCTTGTGCAGTATCGCACTGACATGCGCGCGAAAATCAAAAATACCAAAATCAAGGTGTAA
- the purD gene encoding phosphoribosylamine--glycine ligase — protein sequence MRILVVGSGGREHALVWKIKQSKLVDKIFCAPGNAGIAQDAQCVDIKPENISSLLEFARKERIDLTVVGPEVPLAFGIVDEFDKYHIKIFGPNRLAAQMEASKIFSKELMKKYKVPTADFRVFDNAGEAKKYIAKKGAPCVIKADGLAAGKGVVVAKSVDEANNAVDLMLRDLAFGEAGSKIIIEDCLEGQEASILVLTDSKEVIALDSAQDHKRIFDDDKGPNTGGMGAYSPAPVVTKELFKEILEKIVYRTIDGLVKEGIIYKGVLYAGVMITKDGPKALEFNARFGDPETQVILPRLKSDLVEVMLAVCEGKLSRVHNLEWDDRACVTVVLASGGYPGDYKKGNEIFGLEETSKKDDVIIFHSGTNSSQKKYITSGGRVLGVTALGKTIKEAIATSYQAVGKISFDGMHYRKDIGRRAL from the coding sequence ATGCGTATTTTAGTTGTAGGTTCAGGTGGCAGGGAGCACGCATTAGTTTGGAAGATTAAACAGTCCAAATTAGTGGATAAGATATTTTGCGCGCCCGGTAACGCCGGGATCGCCCAAGATGCCCAGTGTGTGGATATCAAGCCCGAGAATATATCTTCTCTTTTGGAATTTGCCAGAAAAGAAAGAATAGATTTAACTGTTGTCGGGCCAGAAGTCCCTTTAGCCTTTGGCATTGTGGATGAATTTGATAAGTATCATATAAAGATCTTTGGGCCCAATAGGCTTGCCGCGCAGATGGAAGCAAGTAAGATATTTTCCAAAGAGTTGATGAAGAAATATAAAGTCCCGACCGCGGATTTTAGAGTTTTTGATAATGCCGGCGAAGCCAAGAAATATATCGCAAAAAAAGGCGCTCCTTGTGTAATAAAAGCTGATGGCTTGGCCGCGGGAAAAGGTGTTGTAGTTGCAAAGTCAGTTGATGAAGCAAACAATGCTGTGGATTTAATGTTGCGAGATTTGGCCTTTGGTGAAGCAGGAAGCAAGATTATTATTGAAGATTGTTTAGAGGGGCAAGAGGCGTCTATATTAGTTTTGACTGATTCTAAGGAAGTAATTGCCTTAGATAGCGCCCAGGATCATAAAAGAATTTTTGACGATGATAAAGGCCCTAACACTGGCGGCATGGGCGCGTATTCTCCGGCGCCAGTTGTGACCAAGGAATTATTCAAAGAGATTTTAGAAAAAATAGTTTACCGCACCATTGATGGTTTAGTAAAAGAAGGGATAATTTATAAAGGCGTTCTTTACGCAGGGGTTATGATTACTAAAGACGGGCCTAAGGCCTTGGAATTTAACGCGCGTTTTGGTGATCCGGAAACTCAAGTAATATTGCCGCGTTTAAAATCAGATCTAGTAGAGGTGATGCTTGCTGTTTGCGAGGGAAAACTTTCGCGTGTACACAATTTAGAATGGGATGATAGAGCTTGCGTTACTGTGGTTTTGGCTTCTGGAGGCTATCCGGGAGATTATAAAAAGGGAAATGAAATTTTTGGCTTGGAAGAAACTTCCAAGAAGGATGATGTTATCATTTTTCACTCTGGTACGAATAGCTCGCAGAAAAAATACATCACCAGCGGCGGGCGCGTCCTAGGAGTTACTGCATTGGGCAAGACGATTAAAGAGGCCATTGCCACTTCTTATCAAGCAGTGGGTAAAATAAGTTTTGATGGCATGCATTATAGAAAAGATATAGGAAGAAGAGCTTTATAG
- a CDS encoding nucleotidyltransferase domain-containing protein: MDVTNIFKSKTRQDLFRLFFTNPDNRYYLRELERILDIPVSMIRKELLRLEKDGVFASNRKGNLVYYYPDRKYPLFEEIKSIVFKTVGVKGLLESAIKKIKGVETAFIYGSFAKNEENANSDIDLLVVGETNEDELITQIRKIEKITKREINYTIYSKQEFSRESRKSGSFLNEVLKAKLIYLKGNIDA, encoded by the coding sequence ATGGATGTCACCAATATCTTTAAGTCTAAAACCCGCCAAGACTTGTTTAGGCTCTTCTTTACTAACCCGGATAATCGGTATTATTTAAGAGAGCTTGAGCGTATTCTTGATATTCCCGTGAGTATGATCCGTAAGGAGCTCTTGCGCTTGGAAAAAGACGGTGTTTTTGCGTCAAATAGAAAAGGTAATCTTGTTTATTACTACCCGGATAGAAAATACCCTTTATTTGAGGAAATAAAAAGCATAGTTTTTAAGACGGTAGGTGTCAAAGGGCTTTTGGAAAGCGCGATTAAAAAGATTAAAGGCGTTGAAACCGCTTTTATTTACGGTTCATTTGCCAAAAACGAAGAAAATGCCAATAGCGATATAGATTTACTTGTCGTAGGCGAAACAAACGAAGATGAATTAATCACGCAAATAAGAAAAATAGAGAAGATTACAAAAAGAGAAATTAACTATACTATTTATTCTAAGCAGGAGTTTTCCCGCGAGAGTAGGAAAAGTGGCAGCTTTCTTAATGAGGTGTTAAAGGCCAAGCTTATTTATTTGAAAGGCAATATTGATGCCTGA
- a CDS encoding SPFH/Band 7/PHB domain protein, giving the protein MGGLMGLIIGAVIFIFLIGIRIVRPTHRGLIERFGKYNRFANMGFNWIIPGVENIYQVNITEQMVDAEPQEIITNDNLNAKVDAQVYFKVKPSEQDVKSAIYNVFNYQYQIVNLARTTLRNIIGTLTLKSANSERGKINAELHKTLMEETGNWGIEIVRTELKEIDPPKDVQETMNKVVKAENEKIAAIDFATATETAADGQKRAEIKKAEGVRQARILQAEGEAEAIKLVNEAAERYFVGNAQVLRKLEAVEHSLQNNAKIIVPAGSELVNVVGDLAGVLPIKKETKEENKK; this is encoded by the coding sequence ATGGGTGGATTAATGGGTTTGATTATCGGGGCGGTAATTTTTATTTTTCTTATTGGGATTCGCATTGTGCGTCCCACGCACAGAGGATTGATTGAGAGATTTGGAAAATACAATAGGTTTGCGAATATGGGATTTAACTGGATTATTCCGGGTGTTGAGAATATCTATCAGGTAAATATTACCGAGCAGATGGTAGATGCCGAGCCGCAGGAAATTATTACCAATGATAATTTAAATGCCAAGGTGGACGCGCAGGTTTATTTTAAGGTTAAGCCATCTGAACAGGATGTGAAAAGCGCAATTTATAATGTTTTCAACTATCAATATCAGATTGTGAATTTAGCGCGCACTACTTTAAGAAATATTATTGGTACTCTTACCTTGAAATCTGCCAACAGCGAACGCGGCAAGATTAATGCCGAGCTTCATAAGACGCTTATGGAAGAAACTGGAAATTGGGGTATTGAGATTGTCAGGACCGAGCTAAAAGAAATTGACCCGCCTAAGGATGTTCAGGAAACCATGAACAAGGTAGTCAAAGCCGAGAATGAAAAAATCGCGGCTATTGACTTTGCCACTGCTACGGAAACTGCGGCCGACGGGCAAAAGAGGGCTGAGATCAAAAAAGCTGAAGGCGTAAGACAGGCAAGGATATTGCAGGCGGAAGGCGAAGCCGAAGCTATAAAGTTGGTGAATGAGGCGGCAGAGAGATATTTTGTGGGCAATGCCCAGGTTTTGCGCAAATTAGAGGCAGTGGAACATTCCCTGCAAAACAATGCCAAGATTATTGTTCCCGCGGGTTCGGAACTTGTGAATGTTGTGGGTGACTTAGCCGGTGTTCTTCCGATTAAGAAAGAGACGAAGGAAGAGAATAAGAAATAA
- the purM gene encoding phosphoribosylformylglycinamidine cyclo-ligase, protein MNSMTYKKSGVDIKSASVFKNKIRTLVRGSFRPEVLKDIGGFGSFFSMPSGYKEPVLVASTDGVGTKLKIASLVGKHDTVGIDLVAMNVNDILCAGAQPLFFLDYIACGKLNPDVLCDVVKGINAGCVQSGCSLVGGETAEMPGMYANDEYDLAGFCTGVVEKKKIVDGSRIRAGDVVIGLESSGIHSNGYSLVRKVLSAKQLLSMSKELLIPTRIYVKQVLNLLRHHAVNGISHITGGAFYDKIARILPSDISVRINKHSWKAPELFRFIQNKGGIDDKEMYHTLNMGIGMVLIVAPDAVDKVQKFMTTEGVKNFVIGEAVRGNKTVEVI, encoded by the coding sequence ATGAACAGTATGACTTATAAAAAATCAGGCGTGGATATAAAAAGCGCGAGCGTTTTCAAGAACAAAATTAGAACTTTGGTGCGCGGGTCTTTTCGTCCAGAAGTCTTAAAGGATATCGGAGGATTTGGCAGCTTTTTTTCCATGCCCTCTGGTTATAAAGAGCCAGTGTTAGTTGCTTCGACTGACGGAGTAGGAACAAAATTAAAGATTGCTTCTTTAGTTGGTAAGCATGATACTGTGGGTATAGACTTGGTAGCCATGAATGTGAATGATATTCTTTGCGCAGGCGCCCAGCCTTTGTTTTTCCTGGATTATATTGCCTGTGGAAAACTAAATCCAGATGTGCTTTGCGATGTAGTTAAAGGGATAAATGCTGGCTGTGTCCAGTCAGGATGTTCTCTTGTGGGCGGAGAAACCGCAGAGATGCCCGGGATGTATGCAAATGACGAATATGATTTAGCTGGTTTTTGTACTGGAGTTGTAGAAAAGAAGAAGATTGTTGATGGTTCGCGCATTCGCGCTGGGGATGTGGTTATTGGTTTGGAATCTTCTGGGATTCATTCCAATGGCTATTCTTTAGTGCGTAAGGTTTTATCCGCTAAGCAGCTCTTGAGCATGAGTAAAGAATTGCTTATTCCAACCAGAATTTATGTAAAACAAGTGTTAAATTTACTGCGTCATCACGCGGTTAATGGCATAAGCCACATTACAGGTGGCGCGTTTTATGATAAGATCGCGCGTATCTTGCCCAGCGATATATCTGTGCGTATTAATAAGCACTCCTGGAAAGCGCCAGAGTTATTTCGTTTTATCCAGAATAAGGGCGGAATAGATGATAAGGAAATGTACCATACCTTGAATATGGGCATTGGCATGGTTTTGATTGTTGCGCCTGATGCTGTGGATAAGGTGCAGAAATTTATGACTACTGAAGGGGTAAAGAATTTTGTGATCGGTGAAGCTGTGCGCGGGAATAAAACGGTTGAAGTAATTTAA